From Lycium ferocissimum isolate CSIRO_LF1 chromosome 12, AGI_CSIRO_Lferr_CH_V1, whole genome shotgun sequence, one genomic window encodes:
- the LOC132039579 gene encoding protein LONGIFOLIA 1 isoform X1: MDGVDDRRMGCMGGFLQLFDRNHILAGKRLYSTKRLPHFTVPDDSSESDKFVASPAVSKELGKPQPSPDQSKKAAAAAAEVSPVEPPSLSVPVETSTPPKSPLPLPIFEVKEGTRSSWKFCKEAPRLSLDSRAVVDAKGTLRPRDLRTKASVLSANKGENTEDGDDNQRPCPSVIARLMGLEPLPQSSPETLLKVELRRSASESRVSRDLFNGRFVDGNHVDSKEINHPRSNISNTAMKDNAANERRSSMDRMGYPLKNEKIERPKASNRSLSSSPWKAPQHRKCFFDTADIFPEPKQTVSLYGEIDKRLKMRGIDEPSKDLETLKQILEALQLKGLLHNKRPLEQIGQRNFVYDPTFSSDESPIVLMRPSRSVSPSHRRMANGTPPSNVRSRNVIGRRPNNLSSESLPSVSPCRERPNARSPIRSRDSSSPTQRENSVRLSSSVAKPKNLNVENRRRAGEPIENRRVSPVQSPKLSSRRSSLEQNGAKGSPRNKRETMESKQKEKITTFVVEDESSSISESTVSSSFQTDAERSNLEEYNEGRSLLERCDKLLNSIAEMTAPESQPSPVSVLDSSFYRDDSPSPSPIMKRNIDFKAESDVSGESEEELWLSAFSPIRSKYNDSTDDSHLGYISDILRASCYLPEDSDVFLLLEKQQYLKGKETSKVFRLERKLIFDTITEILDRNRQLPPWKVFAKPSAENIWTEFQRIQGRESGNNLVEIICEVLKKDLTQDTVNGWGDCPVEMSEAVLDMERQIFKDLIVETIQDLAVIGCKTTHLTAPCRKLVF; the protein is encoded by the exons ATGGATGGTGTGGATGATAGAAGAATGGGTTGTATGGGTGGATTTCTTCAGCTCTTCGACCGTAATCACATTTTAGCCGGGAAGAGACTCTATTCCACCAAACGTTTGCCACATTTCACA GTTCCTGATGATTCTTCCGAGTCCGATAAATTTGTTGCATCACCGGCAGTTTCAAAGGAGCTTGGGAAACCACAGCCAAGTCCGGACCAGTCCAAGAAGGCAGCGGCAGCAGCAGCAGAGGTCAGCCCTGTTGAGCCACCATCTCTTTCTGTCCCGGTAGAGACATCGACACCGCCAAAATCACCACTCCCTCTTCctatatttgaagtaaaagaagGGACGAGGTCTTCATGGAAGTTTTGTAAAGAAGCTCCGAGGCTTTCATTGGACAGCAGAGCTGTTGTTGATGCTAAAGGAACTCTTCGACCGAGGGACCTACGAACAAAGGCATCGGTTCTATCAGCAAACAAAGGTGAGAACACAGAGGATGGTGACGACAATCAGCGTCCGTGCCCGAGTGTCATTGCACGGCTAATGGGACTTGAACCGTTACCCCAATCAAGCCCCGAAACTCTGCTAAAAGTGGAGTTGCGAAGATCTGCTTCAGAATCCAGAGTATCACGAGACTTGTTTAATGGTCGTTTTGTGGATGGAAACCATGTGGATTCCAAAGAGATAAACCATCCTCgatctaacatatcaaacacTGCAATGAAAGACAATGCGGCAAATGAACGTAGAAGCTCAATGGACCGGATGGGTTATCCTTTGAAGAACGAGAAGATTGAAAGACCAAAGGCTTCAAACAGAAGTTTAAGTTCATCGCCGTGGAAGGCACCACAACACAGGAAATGTTTCTTTGATACGGCAGACATTTTCCCGGAGCCAAAGCAGACAGTCTCACTCTATGGCGAGATTGACAAGAGACTGAAGATGAGAGGAATTGATGAGCCTTCTAAAGATCTCGAGACATTGAAGCAAATCCTTGAGGCTTTGCAACTCAAAGGACTCTTACATAACAAAAGACCATTGGAGCAGATTGGCCAGCGGAATTTTGTATATGATCCTACTTTCTCATCTGATGAATCCCCAATAGTCCTTATGAGGCCTTCGAGATCAGTTTCACCAAGCCATAGAAGAATGGCAAATGGTACACCACCCTCAAATGTGAGAAGCCGAAATGTCATTGGCCGGAGACCCAATAATCTCTCTAGCGAAAGTCTTCCATCGGTGAGCCCATGTCGGGAACGGCCTAATGCTCGAAGTCCAATAAGATCTAGAGATTCCAGCTCGCCAACTCAAAGAGAAAACAGTGTGAGGCTTTCTAGTTCTGTGGCCAAACCAAAGAACCTGAATGTTGAGAATCGTAGAAGAGCAGGAGAGCCAATTGAGAATCGAAGAGTTTCTCCAGTTCAGTCACCCAAGCTTAGCTCGAGGAGAAGCAGTTTGGAGCAAAATGGCGCAAAGGGATCACCTAGAAACAAGAGAGAAACGATGGAAAGTAAGCAGAAAGAGAAGATCACAACGTTTGTTGTGGAGGACGAGTCATCTTCCATTTCTGAAAGCACTGTTAGCTCATCTTTCCAAACCGATGCAGAG AGATCAAATTTGGAGGAATACAATGAAGGAAGGAGCCTTTTGGAGAGGTGCGATAAGCTGCTTAATAGCATAGCAGAGATGACAGCCCCTGAATCACAACCGAGTCCGGTGTCAGTTCTTGACTCATCATTCTACAGGGACGACTCACCATCCCCTTCACCCATTATGAAAAGGAAcattgatttcaaag CTGAATCAGATGTTTCTGGGGAATCGGAGGAAGAATTATGGCTCTCAGCATTTTCACCTATACGATCAAAGTATAACGATTCAACGGATGACTCTCATCTTGGTTACATTTCAGACATCCTTAGAGCTTCCTGTTATCTGCCTGAAGACTCTGATGTATTTTTACTGTTGGAGAAGCAGCAATATCTCAAAGGAAAGGAGACCTCTAAGGTCTTTAGACTTGAAAGGAAGCTAATCTTTGACACTATCACTGAAATTCTTGATAGAAACAGGCAACTTCCCCCATGGAAAGTATTTGCAAAACCATCAGCAGAAAACATTTGGACCGAGTTCCAAAGGATCCAAGGACGGGAAAGTGGTAACAACTTGGTCGAGATCATTTGTGAAGTTCTCAAGAAAGACTTGACTCAAGACACTGTCAATGGTTGGGGAGATTGTCCGGTGGAGATGTCCGAGGCTGTCTTGGACATGGAAAGACAGATATTCAAGGATTTAATAGTCGAAACGATCCAAGACCTTGCTGTGATTGGCTGCAAAACTACACACTTGACAGCTCCGTGTAGGAAGTTAGTTTTCTAA
- the LOC132039579 gene encoding protein LONGIFOLIA 1 isoform X2, producing the protein MDGVDDRRMGCMGGFLQLFDRNHILAGKRLYSTKRLPHFTVPDDSSESDKFVASPAVSKELGKPQPSPDQSKKAAAAAAEVSPVEPPSLSVPVETSTPPKSPLPLPIFEVKEGTRSSWKFCKEAPRLSLDSRAVVDAKGTLRPRDLRTKASVLSANKGENTEDGDDNQRPCPSVIARLMGLEPLPQSSPETLLKVELRRSASESRVSRDLFNGRFVDGNHVDSKEINHPRSNISNTAMKDNAANERRSSMDRMGYPLKNEKIERPKASNRSLSSSPWKAPQHRKCFFDTADIFPEPKQTVSLYGEIDKRLKMRGIDEPSKDLETLKQILEALQLKGLLHNKRPLEQIGQRNFVYDPTFSSDESPIVLMRPSRSVSPSHRRMANGTPPSNVRSRNVIGRRPNNLSSESLPSVSPCRERPNARSPIRSRDSSSPTQRENSVRLSSSVAKPKNLNVENRRRAGEPIENRRVSPVQSPKLSSRRSSLEQNGAKGSPRNKRETMESKQKEKITTFVVEDESSSISESTVSSSFQTDAERSNLEEYNEGRSLLERCDKLLNSIAEMTAPESQPSPVSVLDSSFYRDDSPSPSPIMKRNIDFKDVSGESEEELWLSAFSPIRSKYNDSTDDSHLGYISDILRASCYLPEDSDVFLLLEKQQYLKGKETSKVFRLERKLIFDTITEILDRNRQLPPWKVFAKPSAENIWTEFQRIQGRESGNNLVEIICEVLKKDLTQDTVNGWGDCPVEMSEAVLDMERQIFKDLIVETIQDLAVIGCKTTHLTAPCRKLVF; encoded by the exons ATGGATGGTGTGGATGATAGAAGAATGGGTTGTATGGGTGGATTTCTTCAGCTCTTCGACCGTAATCACATTTTAGCCGGGAAGAGACTCTATTCCACCAAACGTTTGCCACATTTCACA GTTCCTGATGATTCTTCCGAGTCCGATAAATTTGTTGCATCACCGGCAGTTTCAAAGGAGCTTGGGAAACCACAGCCAAGTCCGGACCAGTCCAAGAAGGCAGCGGCAGCAGCAGCAGAGGTCAGCCCTGTTGAGCCACCATCTCTTTCTGTCCCGGTAGAGACATCGACACCGCCAAAATCACCACTCCCTCTTCctatatttgaagtaaaagaagGGACGAGGTCTTCATGGAAGTTTTGTAAAGAAGCTCCGAGGCTTTCATTGGACAGCAGAGCTGTTGTTGATGCTAAAGGAACTCTTCGACCGAGGGACCTACGAACAAAGGCATCGGTTCTATCAGCAAACAAAGGTGAGAACACAGAGGATGGTGACGACAATCAGCGTCCGTGCCCGAGTGTCATTGCACGGCTAATGGGACTTGAACCGTTACCCCAATCAAGCCCCGAAACTCTGCTAAAAGTGGAGTTGCGAAGATCTGCTTCAGAATCCAGAGTATCACGAGACTTGTTTAATGGTCGTTTTGTGGATGGAAACCATGTGGATTCCAAAGAGATAAACCATCCTCgatctaacatatcaaacacTGCAATGAAAGACAATGCGGCAAATGAACGTAGAAGCTCAATGGACCGGATGGGTTATCCTTTGAAGAACGAGAAGATTGAAAGACCAAAGGCTTCAAACAGAAGTTTAAGTTCATCGCCGTGGAAGGCACCACAACACAGGAAATGTTTCTTTGATACGGCAGACATTTTCCCGGAGCCAAAGCAGACAGTCTCACTCTATGGCGAGATTGACAAGAGACTGAAGATGAGAGGAATTGATGAGCCTTCTAAAGATCTCGAGACATTGAAGCAAATCCTTGAGGCTTTGCAACTCAAAGGACTCTTACATAACAAAAGACCATTGGAGCAGATTGGCCAGCGGAATTTTGTATATGATCCTACTTTCTCATCTGATGAATCCCCAATAGTCCTTATGAGGCCTTCGAGATCAGTTTCACCAAGCCATAGAAGAATGGCAAATGGTACACCACCCTCAAATGTGAGAAGCCGAAATGTCATTGGCCGGAGACCCAATAATCTCTCTAGCGAAAGTCTTCCATCGGTGAGCCCATGTCGGGAACGGCCTAATGCTCGAAGTCCAATAAGATCTAGAGATTCCAGCTCGCCAACTCAAAGAGAAAACAGTGTGAGGCTTTCTAGTTCTGTGGCCAAACCAAAGAACCTGAATGTTGAGAATCGTAGAAGAGCAGGAGAGCCAATTGAGAATCGAAGAGTTTCTCCAGTTCAGTCACCCAAGCTTAGCTCGAGGAGAAGCAGTTTGGAGCAAAATGGCGCAAAGGGATCACCTAGAAACAAGAGAGAAACGATGGAAAGTAAGCAGAAAGAGAAGATCACAACGTTTGTTGTGGAGGACGAGTCATCTTCCATTTCTGAAAGCACTGTTAGCTCATCTTTCCAAACCGATGCAGAG AGATCAAATTTGGAGGAATACAATGAAGGAAGGAGCCTTTTGGAGAGGTGCGATAAGCTGCTTAATAGCATAGCAGAGATGACAGCCCCTGAATCACAACCGAGTCCGGTGTCAGTTCTTGACTCATCATTCTACAGGGACGACTCACCATCCCCTTCACCCATTATGAAAAGGAAcattgatttcaaag ATGTTTCTGGGGAATCGGAGGAAGAATTATGGCTCTCAGCATTTTCACCTATACGATCAAAGTATAACGATTCAACGGATGACTCTCATCTTGGTTACATTTCAGACATCCTTAGAGCTTCCTGTTATCTGCCTGAAGACTCTGATGTATTTTTACTGTTGGAGAAGCAGCAATATCTCAAAGGAAAGGAGACCTCTAAGGTCTTTAGACTTGAAAGGAAGCTAATCTTTGACACTATCACTGAAATTCTTGATAGAAACAGGCAACTTCCCCCATGGAAAGTATTTGCAAAACCATCAGCAGAAAACATTTGGACCGAGTTCCAAAGGATCCAAGGACGGGAAAGTGGTAACAACTTGGTCGAGATCATTTGTGAAGTTCTCAAGAAAGACTTGACTCAAGACACTGTCAATGGTTGGGGAGATTGTCCGGTGGAGATGTCCGAGGCTGTCTTGGACATGGAAAGACAGATATTCAAGGATTTAATAGTCGAAACGATCCAAGACCTTGCTGTGATTGGCTGCAAAACTACACACTTGACAGCTCCGTGTAGGAAGTTAGTTTTCTAA